The genomic DNA AATACAGAAATTGTAAAATGGACAGTATTAAATGTGAAAGCAATTAACAATAATGCaacatatattataaaatattgcaTTAATACATGAACTAAAACATGCTACTTGTTTCATAGCATACATACTACATGTTCTATAatgccatctttcttttttttttagagctGGGTTTTGGAGCTTTAGGAAGAGAGAGGTTAATTAAATGGTAACCAACCAGAATATTCACAAATTTGTCTATACGTAATTGGGAAGCTTGTTAATGGTCTATTTATTCAAGAAACAAGGGGAGAGTGATGGAgaattgcagaaaaaaaattagtaaacCACTTCCTATGTCTCCATACACGAGATGGAGAACTGGCATCCACAGAGAAAGAAGACCCTTGGATTCAGTGTCTGGAAACAGCATGTCTTATTCTCCAAGACAAAGTATAACTCTCATAAGGTCTCTTCTCGAATATTAAAGCCAACTAAGGTTATGTGGTAAACCGGTACAGGAAAAGTACACAAAAACCAGATTTAAAGAAAGAACAAAGCTAGGATTCCACGATATTCAGCTCCTAAGTAAAAGTCACCTCTCCTCTCAATATTCCCAAATCCAGTCAATCACTACTTAGATGTTGAAAATCATTTTCAAACGAGACACACATCCCTTCCCAGCTTTAGTGCTTCCTTGCAATTGGGACTTCTTGAGAAACCCCTTGATTGCTTCAACATGAGAAACTTCATGGCTATCAAAAGGCAAGTGGAATATAGCGCTTCCCTGGTAAGATAGACGTAAAAAGGTTTTTATCTCAAATGGGATAGAGCAGTGAGAGTAGGGCTATGTGATTACTGTTATCTCCgactttcaattttcaaatcACAAGAGCAGTCATTTTAATTAGTCGACACACCACAAAGAATTAAAGCACTGTCTGCCCAGTCTGTGAAGTCCACTACCAACCTTCCAAATCTGCTTATCAGAatgtaaatatatgaaaaaacacaCTCCAATAGCAAGCATGTGATACACTAATGCATAAGATCCAACTACTTGTAGGATCTGccaataagaacaaaaaaaaacaccacagtaGAATTAAAAACTTCCAACAGATTCTGGTATAAAAGtatttgtatatacttttcatactgaaacatttttaaataagtattcAATATATTAAGGTTCCAGGGAAAAAAGTTGAAGTCTGACAAGATTATTATTAATGTTGCATGAATTATAGATGAGAAATCAACAGATCtcacaaaaaaagtaaattgtgCCCTTCCATTACATCAGCTTCTCAAATGGATTAAAGGGCAGTTTTCCTCTCGCGGTCTCCCCTCTCATGCTGCAGCTGACAAAACACAGCCTTTTCCGGTCATCCTTTGCTGTATCAAAACACCCACTTTAAAAAGCATCCTTCAACTCTTCAAAAGGTGGTTAGGAGACCCATAGTACAGAAGCCTCTCcataaaaatcaaatatattacatatatgtttccttaaattttacttgtgatTACTTCTTTGCTCACTGTTTATCAGGCAAGTTTAACACAGAGGGCTGAACAGGGCTTTAAGTAAGGCTCAATTTCATTGAACATAAAGGAAACCTCTTGTGCAGGTCCATTCTGAAAAAGCAGGTGGGTTTGCTGCACTGGTGAGGAGGCCGTTTTAGACATAAAAATACTTTCTACAGTCCAAACAACACACTGCACTTTATATTCCAAATAAGCATGTGTACTgccaaacaaaaccattacagAGTAATTAAGGATAATATCAATGACTTCCCTAAAATAGCATTTAATAACAATGAATACAATTTATTAACCAAACCCATAAAAGCCATTCTTTGGTGTGGATCAGCAACTGAAATAATTCCATTGTACCGGACAAAGATCTGGTATAAAGAAATTTGGAAAGACCAGGCTTCTAGTACTGACACTATTTACCAGTTATACTTTCAAATGCAATTTAATAAAGGTTAATTCATGATTTTCCATATGTCAATGGGTTACTACTGACTCAAAAgaaaagtttgttttctgttgctCATTATTTGTGgctaaagccttaaaatataccCCCCTTCATGATCTTCTATTACTGTGGAGACCAGAAAAGGTGAAAGCTTGTGCATATTTGGTTCTGGAATAAGGAAGCAAATGCAAGTTTCAAAACACAAATTTATACAACCACAAGCATATGATCTTTATGGAAACTAATATAAATTTTTGGAATAAAAATATCTGAGTTTACAGCTGCTCAAATTCATGATTTGCAATTCTACCAGATTAGAGGTAAAATACTGTGTTGGGGCTCAATATCAATCCACTCAGCATTCAAAACACGATTCTGTCacaaaaaaatatggaaattgaCTATGAACTCGCACAGTGCCAGATATGCAAAGTCTGAGCAAATACATAACTCAAAATGCATTTCCTTTCCACAAACATTACCTATGCCCAACCATTGAGAGTAGACTGAATTGTTACTAATGGGAAAAAAAGGACTTACAACTTGTTAACAACTTCTTTCAGATCATTGGTCTGTACTTCTCGTGTCATGATTTCCATCATTTTCTTGCGGATCTGACGGACTTGCTGATGCTGAGCATAAGAGGTTTTGCGGATTTGGTTGGCACGTTTTTTGGTGAACCCAACACAGAAAAGACGAAGAAGATATCCATCTGTGGTTTTAACATCAACATGTGCCTCAATCATGGTCTAAAGGAAAGagtttaaaaagggaaaaaaattaatatctGCTCTCTTACAGTTTATAAGTGTTGAATAAATCGAGTATTAGAAAGGTCAgctaaaaaaatatcttaaaggATTAGATTAATCCACAGATCTACCATAAACAACTGATTACGCTACTATTCAGATTCAGTAGTTGTATGAAGTTTGTTATGGAATGAAAAAATAACTCCATTCACAAAACCATGAAGGAGCATATTAAAACCAATCTTATTCATGTTTaagataaattaaatattgaaaaaatttTCGTGCAACTCGTTTCACATAATCCACGTCCAATTAACATTTACTTCTTAAAAACTCTGCattaaatgtaaacatgaaaGATGTAGTTCTCACAATGATGTGCATTTGAATTAAAAATCTGCCTCTCCCCCTCACTCACTAATGAACTAACTGGTCTTTATCAGTTTTACCATAAATggatatgtggattatgcaacatgaggcACATGGGAGTTGGTCACCTTTTGATCACCATGAGTTGGAATATTCAATATTCAATTTGTACGCAAAAACATTATTGAATTTATTTCTCAGCTAcaactacaaaccacatggggagagtaacattttaaaaaatatttctggtgGAGCAATCCTTTAAATGAAAGTCACTACCTATTATAATATTTTACACATGAGACTGGTGTGAGGGTCTTCCATGAAGTTTGTCATCTTAATGATTTACATCAGTTAATGTGCACTTCATACCAACGGTGTATATAATTTAGCCAAAATACATTTACACCAAATATTAAAATGAGTCTAGTATGTGCATTGTGTCTGGGTGGAAACTGGTCCATACACTTACACAGCAGTCTTGTTGTGTACAAGTTGAGGGTTTGGAGGTTGCTACTAGTCTGTAGTTGGAATGTAAATCAGCTACCTGTAATGCCCAAACAAATTGCCATAAAAAACTTGTGTTTCAGCATGATGCCAAAGATGTGGCAGACTCAGTTAAGCGAATTTCAACCTCTGCCTGACTGGTTCAATTCTATCTTCTGTTATGGTCTTACACTGAACCTACACTACCTCTAACTCATCAGCTGGGCAATACTCACCGATTCTAAAACTTCAGACCATTAAGGAAGTTTCTTGTAACTATTCACTTCAATATTCCCATCTTTAACTgcatcatgattttaaaaggtctaATAAATAGCCTGATGCTATCAGTAAATGTGTTTGTTGTGTGGTACTAAGAGAAGAGAGGTTAGGAAATTAGACAGTGACAAATGAAAGTTAAGAATAATGCTAACCAGTTATTCGATGGAAGATGACCGGAAGGTGCACTTACTGAAGACCTTTCCTGTAACAACTGGCATTTTTGGAGAAGAACAATTGGAAATAATGCCATAAAGCATGAAACACAGCGGTTGCCTTTATAGAAAACTTAAGTGTACAGAACTATAATTCTTCCTTTACTCTCGACTTAAGCCTGTCTCCATGTACTTGGGAGTTAACTTCAATTAGTATTGCACcgcaaaaaaacacactttttgttaaagaaaaacaaaagataccATTAAATAATTTCCCATTCACAGCATAAAACATTGCCATACTGCTCACCTGCCATTTCTTCACCATGGAGCACATTTTGTCCCTTGTGAGATCCATTCCATGGAAGTTGGTCAAACAGTTTTTCCCTTGAACGTCTTCGGTAATCAGCTTGAACTTGCGGAAGGCAACCTCATCATTCTGCAGGTCGGCAAGACTGACCTCAAACACACGGCCTTTCAGGCCATCTGAGGCAATTTCTGTGTGTAACGGAGACATTTATGAAACACTGGTCTCTAAGATCATTTCCATAAATAATGCTGTATAGGAACATCAGTACGATCTCCAAGAGAGCAATCACGGTTTCCTCATTTGGGACCAAAACTAATACATCATCATATACTTCCACTGAAAAATATAGACCAAGTATAAACTTTCTGTAAAACATAATGCAACAGCAAATGCAGTAGCAGtagtaaaaatgataaaatggcaGGTCTCTGGCTTAACATGCAAGGAAGTGCAAAGAGCTAAGGGTTTAAAGGTATACACAacggaaaaaatgtttttatacatctcctctctctctcatatatatctatatcaatCATATGCCACTTTCCCCATTTGGTTTGTAATGGTTTCATTGAATATCTATGGAGAATAATGTTAAACCAAACAACaccaaaacatccatgaaaaaccTTACTCATGTCACAATATCCAGATGCCAAGTCATCCTGTAGTATGCTCACTATAagcaaaacacatgcagttttTGCTACAATGCTGATAAATTACATAATCACTGCAGTAAACTAACGGGAAATGTGTTCGAACGAGATCAAGCCTTTGAAGATCCAACTCAAAGCTCTGATTTTCATTGGTCAAGAGCCACATCTCCCATGAAGATTCAAGAGCCACATCTCCTATGAAGATTACATGAAATGAGTAACAAGTTTATGGATGTTTACAATACTGTTTACGGTTGTCCAGCACTGGTTTCCAGAGATGACCATTCTAACAGAAACTTTAATACCTCCCTTCTCCATAAAAATATGACAAGAAAATTTGTCAGACATCACTGTAAACCACATAGGGTGagaaacaaaaagatatttttgGTTAGAGTATTCTTTTGACCACAAATCAAATGGTGAACCAACATCTTTGCAAGTTTGGTATTGCACTGTTAAGCAGGGTAGTCGTGTAATCAAAACATGCCGTCTTTACCCATTGGCAGGTTCAACAGACAATGGTACAgtttaatatgtaatattttccttaaatacacaaatacacagagaGATTTCCATTGTCCCTGCTGAGTAAACTCATGCTTTACACAATTCAAGACAAGCTAAAAACTACAAAAGTAAAACAGATAACTTACTGGTTCCCTGAGTCCTGGTAACCAAGGTCTTTCCGATGTTTCTAATGTTGAACATGGCTGGTGCCTTAACATCATACCAGTCTTTCTTGGAGAAGGGGTCGACTCtgaaatcagttaaaaaaaaaaaaatcttaattactTCAGTCCATTATCAAACTAAGAAGAATTGataaatgagagaagaccattcagacCATTAAGCTAGTCTGTTTAAATAATACCTGAGCTGTCTGAATCTCTCAATCAGACAATTCTgattaaaggttgtcaaggttctgcttcaactacaaggCTGGTTAGTTTTCCCCAATCCCTTCCAACTCCTTGCATAAAGAGATGCTTTCTATGATCAGtcctaaataaatacattttccctTAATCTCCACTGGTATCCAAGAAAGTAATTCACGGACTgttaaattgaaacaattcctaGTGGATCTAGTGGGTCAATGCCTTCAAGAATTCTGAAGGCCTGAATTCAATAGCCCACACAGTGttttctgcttgagactaaacaggtttaattttcagAGTCTGTCAACAATACAACATGTCCTTAACATCCTTCACGTTCTAGGTTGCACTTGACTACTCTCCTCTGCAAAGTTTCTTTCTTGTATTGTggcgaccagaactgcacacaatactccattaAATAGTCTGAGCACACCATCTCTTAATTTATATTAACAGTTTTTACAGtataatctaacattttacttgctgttttaattttcacTGCATTGCTAAGACAGAAATGCTTGCAAATAAACCCCCTAGATCCTTTTTAGAGACTGCTTCCTGTACGTCAGGGTCTCCTAAATTGtattgataatggatggattcctTTTCCCCCACGTGagtcacttttctacattaaactgtattttctaAGTGTTCATGTCTGAAGCTTCTCCAAATATTTCTggaattgttttgctgccttctcaaccAACTTAATACATTAGGCACAAAATGTAAACCAATTTTCTTGCATACCTAGTGACAGTTTTGTAACAAAAGTAAGCACCACCAAAGTTAGTTCTGCGCTTTGGGAAACAAAAATATGAGGCGCACAATCGTGGTTGAATCTATAACGAGTTCCATTAGTTTACATACACATGCGGGCACTTAAATTCAAAAACCTTTataattacttctatttttttttttaactaaattttaataaattatacatcaACCAGCCATTCATTCCTACTGCAAGAATAAGGAGACAGCACATGTCTGTCAATCAAACTTAAAAACCGTCAAGACGTATGAATGAAATGTAAGTTTCCCAAAAAGGTCTTTCCCCCAATACTTGTCAAGTTCCACTTTTAATAAGCAAATGTCGAACTCAATAATTTGCAGATCTTAATACCAAACTCCGTTAAGGCAATCAAGTCAACCAAAGAAGTGACGCTGTTTGGAAACCAGACAAACCGACAAGCCAAAGCACCACGGCGAACATTTCCACCATCAATAATTCTGCCAAACAGAAGAAAACACGCTTCTCTGAGTAATCGGTTCACAAACACGCGGACACACGAATTCTGCAGTCCTTGACTGAGGCCTCCAACACATTGCTAGGTGCAATGGTCgctttattattttactgttgttttggTCATTTCTCTCTCCTCCTTCATTAGTTTCAGGAAACAGAACAAACTAACCTCTACGGACAGCATAGTAAAAGtgacaattttgaaaataaagtgtttCAACACATTAGTCTACATGGCGGCGGCCCATAAGGGTAAGCGGCACCTTCGTAGAACCATCCCGTTAATATCGCTGCCATCACATTAAATCTCGTAGCACAAGCTACCTGCCTGTACTACTAGAACTTTCAATGTTTTCTTAGACTCGTATTAACTGGACTTACACTTTCTTTTTGGCCCCTTTTTTGCCTCCTTTAGTCAACCTCTTATTCTTGCCGACTGCCATGTTGGATGCAGTGAGTAAAAGAGGAGGAAATCAGCAGCAACGCGAGAATTTACAACGCACTTCGCGCGGTAGAAAATCCCGCGAGAGGTCAGTTACAGGAAGTTGCGTGATCGCGGCGACGTCGGTCGGTATAGTAATGCAATTTCTGCAGATGTTAAAATCTTAAATTATTGTAGGACACACGAAAAGAAGAATTTTTAACTTTAGTGTATATATACTGTTAAAAACATCGAAAAATATTACATACAGAAAGAATTACTAGCAACGGAGAAGGCTATTTAACAAGAAAGACCTTCAAGTGAACTTCTTCAGCTTTAGTGGCTGCTCAAGACCTTCTTTAAAATCGCAATCCAGTTACATTTCTGTACTGTTTGTGAGAGTATATccgttaattttgtttatttattacctcACTCTACAGAAACCTTCTAAAACTTAATTTTTACACAATGATTACTCATATAATCTGACAGAAGTGCGGGAAACCTTGACCGGGCTGCTGTTTTTGTAATATACAGAATGGGGCAGATCtatatagaactttatttgtctccagggggatatttggatttttacagaagctgttcaaataaatacataaataggtagattagtaagtaaataactaaattaaataaatatacatgcaccAGATtgacaataaagcaagaaaattaaaaaagagaacttctgacttggctgtcagaCTCACAGCCAtgtattatgcagatgtattgctgttggtatgaaggagccaccatcgcgtttcttgacacacttctgctgaatgattcgttggctaaaagtcctcagtattagtgtgtcagagaggggatgtgcagcattgctcataatggcactcagttttatcttTATTCTCTGCTTCCCTACTAACTCAatgaggtccagagtgcatcctgtaactgagcttgcccttttaatgagcttgttgattcagtgggcctctcttgaatgatgttaccagcccaccaCACCTCAGCTTAGAAAATCACACGGACCATCACTGAATTAtcgaagatgtgaaggatgtcattcagagccatttcagcctccaggctccactttctcactattctggtggtaacaggttgcaGTCTAATAATAATAGGCTTATAGTTTgaaataagatgaatcaggttgtaGTAGTAGGTATTAGACATTGTGAACCACCAGGAcatgtacagccgccctaacctgacacagacaggcaaagacaCAAGTGCAATacacaacacattttatttaacagaggAGAGGCGCTTTTCTATCTCCCCAGAGCATAGCACAGTATAACGCACAACAATACAAatctcagtccttttcttctcttctcttcttctctcaaTCAGTCCTTCCACCTTCACTCCCAACTCTGCcttctcgaatggagtgaggcggcttttattcagctcctggaagtcctccaggtggctcatcagtgttaCATGGAATCACTCcgaggtgtggtggaagtccacttTCGGGTtctgtagctccccctggcggcccccacggaacccaacagggctgtaccaaactccagctcccagtgtGGCCTGCAGAAATCCgaggtgccacagccacccaggagggttgccttctagcatcccaggggaggtattgccttaccgatgctctctcccctggtccttccattctgtTGGTGTACCGGCCGGGTAATGTCTGTGGCCACctgtcacaacatatataaaGGAAAGacctgtgtactgtatatgtgtgtgtgtgtgtgtgtgtgtgtgtatggagcagtctgctccaCTCACGTTCAACCATATCCACTAGATAGCGCATGCAcgctttaaaattttttcagctcttgcatgcacctcagttctcCCTACAAAAGacacgtgtgtgtatgtgtgtgtgtgtgtgtgtgtgtatggagcagcccgctctgctcatgctcaaccacagccacaggagttggtgtgaattctacagaagatgtagaagcttatacaagtgtgacttgcacttggtgagatgctGCATGcatacacttttacattttttcggtgcttgcatgcacctcacatctcattcaacccaagcagacaaactcagcctTGTGGCACATGCATTTTGTACGTTCACACAACGAGCTACCATACATTTGCCGGTGACAGGTACCAGCCTGTCCTGCTCATTTTGTGTCACAGCTGCACTTGACTACATGTCCGTCTCAAACAAGATATGACCTGTCCCGGCCCACTTAGCTGACGCCTCTGccagttcaccaatatagtaaaactgctggGGAGTccttttgtcctgaagaccataCACAGCTAGTACAGCATTTATTCATACTTACCtatggactttttttttcttaagaagtaAGTATTTGAGAGGAAGCCCTACATAGTGGATAAACTGAAGAAGTTTATCTTGCAAGCATTTATGGAAATTGATGCTAACCAGAATTTGTGTCAAACAGTATCAGAGACAGGTTCCAGGAATGTTGCAAAGTTGATGGAGGACATTTCAAGCACCTAAGAAGCTAAACATGACCTGATCTGTGCTGTATACTACTCAGtacctgtaaaataataaaaataataaatattgtatacCTATTTTTGGCCCACCCTGTAGCTGTGAATGTGCATTTTTGCTGAAGTCTCTTGTGAACACTGCCTTTCATGTCTCTGTGTTTCCCCCATTACTGAACTGATAGTGTTCTTTCTCCACCATTGTGTCTTGTTGGTAACAATTGTTTTAGAATTGGCGATATATACTGTAAGAGAGATTCAACAGGAGagcttattcagttttattcttatgGTTGCTCTTTACAGTTGGTCTTGCTTAGTTTCATAGCCTTGTTTGGTTTATCTTTAACATTCCAAGATTCTGAGTTGGATTTGATTGTAGACTGGACCCTTTTTGGTGTGGAAAGGTGCAAaatgaagaagagagggaacGGATAGGAGGGGTAGTTCAGCATGGTGATTGATGATTCCAGGGTTTTATTTGTTGTTGGAATGAGAAAAAAAGTAAGAATAAAGAAATTCACCTTGCAGCAACCCTGTTGTGTTTCTTTGCTCCCCTTGAGAGACTTGGATATTCAGATTGTTACAAAAAATTAGTGACAGAGTGGTGGTAGCAGTGGGATGAACTCACACCTCCAAAGATACAGGAACCTCAATCCAGGTCTTCCTCCTCATTTCAATATGTTTTCTCTATGACAACTTATTGGGGCTGCCCATAAGGTTCAAAGATTTTATCACCTGATAAGTGATGAGATTTTGAAATATGGaacttcttccatattttttagTTGCTCAGTTCTTTCACAGCAAAGCACTATTGAAGCATAATTTCCTATTGTTTTGTTCTTATGGTTTATATCTCCTATTGTGATGTGTATTAATGAtaatgtttttagttatttaAGGCAGACTTATTTTACTTAAACATTTGGTTAAGAAACAAAGATGTTTCAAATTGTGTCAGGGATAAAATGTAGCCTTGTTTGCTTTAGATTAAATAATACAATGTTCTGAGTTGGGTTTGTTTCTAGATGGCAGAGTGACTCCTTTTATGTGGGACTTCCAGCACTACATTATTGCACACTGAAGGCATTTCTGGGACACACAAAAGCTTTATGAAGCAGGAAGGTTCTCTTCCCACAGCGCCCACAGGCACCCAAGGACCTATATAGGGTTGTACTAATGCATTACAATTCCCTAGAAGCCCCAGGGAAGTCCAGGATGAGAGTAAGCCAAAGACCTATCGCGCTGGGGAATAAATTGTTCACAATATTCAACCACCCCCATTATTCGTTCATCCTGATTGAGACAGAAATCGGGGAtcatcccagccaggttgcaCCTCCATTCCTGTGGTCTTTCCATTATGGTCTCCCGGCTAGGTAGGGAATCATCTTCCTTGCCAGTTAGAACGTCAGTACATCCTCTCCAGCACTTACAACACTTACtaacagaaaatgactctttaatgtcaaattgtCTTTAGAAGTCATAGAACTAGTTCAATGGAgttcacctgtctggggtttcagtggTATAAATGTACCTGCATGTGAAAGGACCAACTTGTGGTGAGCCAGTAtgatggcctaacctacacaatgaagacaaaagaacactccaagcaattcgatgaaaagcacaagtcaaaggATGGAg from Erpetoichthys calabaricus chromosome 5, fErpCal1.3, whole genome shotgun sequence includes the following:
- the rps3a gene encoding 40S ribosomal protein S3a, with protein sequence MAVGKNKRLTKGGKKGAKKKVVDPFSKKDWYDVKAPAMFNIRNIGKTLVTRTQGTKIASDGLKGRVFEVSLADLQNDEVAFRKFKLITEDVQGKNCLTNFHGMDLTRDKMCSMVKKWQTMIEAHVDVKTTDGYLLRLFCVGFTKKRANQIRKTSYAQHQQVRQIRKKMMEIMTREVQTNDLKEVVNKLIPDSVGKDIEKACQSIYPLHDVYVRKVKMLKKPKFELGKLMELHGEGGSTTTTKPSGDETGAKVERADGYEPPVQESV